GCGGCACTTGCTGGGACGAATCTCGAACGTGCTGATCTGGAAGGTGCCGTCCTACGTCAAGCGAATCTGTCTCAGATCACCCTGACTCAGGCCAGTCTGGCTGGGGCTGACCTCACCAAAGCCATCCTCAAAGACAGTAACCTCTCCGGAGCCGATCTCCGTCGTGCCCGACTCACGAGCGCCAATCTCTCTCGTGCCGTGGGTGACGAAGCCGCTCTGTTCGACGCCGTCCTCATCGGCGCCAAATTAAATGAGGCGGCCTTTGAACGAGCCCAGTTTGAGGGTGCCGACCTCGGCTCTGCCGATATGACCGACGGCAACTTCACCGAAGCATATTTTTACGGGGCAACACTGAAAAGTGCGGTCCTCGTGAATGCTGATCTGACAAGCGCTGACCTGCGTCGCACGGTCCTCTCCAACGCAAACCTTCATCGCGCGAACCTTCAGGGTGCGCTGCTTGATCGGGCACAACTGGAACAGGTCAAACTCATCGAAGCAGACTTGGAAAGCGCCTATCTGGACGAAGCGAATTTGCGCGGGGCGAATCTGAAAGCCGCCATCCTTCGCGGCACAGACTTACGGTACGCGAACCTACAGGACGCCATCCTGCCGGAGGCTGATTTGGAAGGAGCCAATCTCGAAGAGGCCACTCTCGTCAAGGCGGATCTGAACTCAGCGAAGCTGAGAATGGCCATTCTCTATCATGCCACCCTCGATGAAGCAAATTTTCTGGACACCACCCTCACCCGTGCAGTCCTGATCGGAGCCAAGGGATGGCACACCAACTTTATGAACGGCGACCTCAGCGAAATCTACGCACCGAAATCCTCGTTCCGGCAAGGTCAATTCAACC
This portion of the Nitrospira sp. genome encodes:
- a CDS encoding pentapeptide repeat-containing protein, whose protein sequence is MKCLSRSIVIGGMTLLISLTATWVLAAGPSASDPTLLTILPCKSPYKKKPVPAKTLQELVRSHERWIEYRRNPDAKRLELCQADLSRAALAGTNLERADLEGAVLRQANLSQITLTQASLAGADLTKAILKDSNLSGADLRRARLTSANLSRAVGDEAALFDAVLIGAKLNEAAFERAQFEGADLGSADMTDGNFTEAYFYGATLKSAVLVNADLTSADLRRTVLSNANLHRANLQGALLDRAQLEQVKLIEADLESAYLDEANLRGANLKAAILRGTDLRYANLQDAILPEADLEGANLEEATLVKADLNSAKLRMAILYHATLDEANFLDTTLTRAVLIGAKGWHTNFMNGDLSEIYAPKSSFRQGQFNRANLESANFVGADLREANFSHSNLTQANLQDTNLQDATFVSVNLTGARLDSADLRRANFKGATLSSVIGLTQTQLNTACVDDQTKLPPGLNRPAPCSALKKEVR